A DNA window from Aquarana catesbeiana isolate 2022-GZ linkage group LG01, ASM4218655v1, whole genome shotgun sequence contains the following coding sequences:
- the JUND gene encoding transcription factor JunD, with protein METPFYHDDVLNVRPAYNFYTFGTMMKKDLNLNLNDQVVANLKPLRDNDGLLTSPDLGLLKLASPELERLIIQSNGLVTTTPTTSQFLYPKVASDEQEFAEGFVKALEDLHKQNQLGVPTTGVDLSSLPSGANLQPPLPSDAPVYANLSSYSTGTIGTTVNYSTDTVPYPPPPSGLAQQPAPPPPRMQSLKDEPQIVPEIASFGESPPMSPINMDTQERIKAERKRLRNRIAASKCRKRKLERISRLEEKVKSLKNQNTELASTANLLREQVAQLKQKVMSHVNSGCQLLPQQVQAY; from the coding sequence ATGGAAACGCCTTTCTACCATGATGATGTGTTAAATGTGCGCCCGGCTTACAACTTCTATACTTTTGGCACCATGATGAAGAAAGACCTCAACCTGAACTTAAACGACCAGGTAGTGGCCAACCTGAAACCCCTACGGGACAACGACGGCCTTTTGACTTCTCCCGATCTTGGCCTGCTAAAGCTAGCTTCTCCAGAACTAGAGAGACTGATCATTCAATCCAATGGCCTGGTTACCACTACGCCTACTACCAGCCAGTTCCTCTACCCAAAGGTAGCCAGCGACGAGCAGGAGTTTGCCGAAGGATTTGTTAAAGCACTAGAGGACCTTCACAAGCAGAATCAACTCGGTGTCCCGACCACAGGAGTGGATTTAAGTTCGCTGCCTTCTGGTGCAAATCTTCAGCCTCCTTTGCCGTCTGATGCGCCCGTCTATGCCAACCTAAGCAGCTATTCTACTGGGACAATAGGCACCACTGTTAACTACAGCACTGACACGGTACCGTATCCTCCTCCTCCATCGGGGTTGGCACAACAGCCTGCCCCACCTCCACCTCGAATGCAGAGCCTCAAGGATGAGCCTCAGATTGTGCCCGAGATTGCAAGTTTTGGGGAAAGTCCCCCAATGTCCCCAATAAATATGGACACACAAGAGAGAATAAAGGCGgaaagaaaaagattaagaaacAGAATCGCTGCTTCCAAATGCAGGAAGAGGAAACTAGAGAGAATCTCCAGGCTGGAAGAAAAGGTGAAAAGCCTCAAAAATCAAAACACGGAGTTGGCATCTACTGCCAACCTGTTAAGAGAACAGGTGGCCCAGCTTAAGCAAAAGGTCATGAGTCACGTCAATAGTGGCTGCCAACTCCTTCCTCAACAAGTTCAAGCTTACTAA